One segment of Salvia splendens isolate huo1 chromosome 20, SspV2, whole genome shotgun sequence DNA contains the following:
- the LOC121780571 gene encoding membrane steroid-binding protein 1-like, translating into MAVQLWEALKESITVYTGLTPAAFFTAIAVAIAFYQLLSALFGSSDDVGHVDHASSKSEEDVKPLPPPVQLGEVTADELKQYDGSDSTKPLLMAIKGQIYDVSQSRMFYGPGGPYALFAGKDASRALAKMSFEDKDLNGDLTGLGAYELEALQDWEYKFMSKYVKVGTVKVVVVADESSAVAANGEVAPEEATEIARESDKKETE; encoded by the exons ATGGCCGTGCAATTGTGGGAGGCTTTGAAAGAATCAATCACAGTATACACAGGCCTCACGCCGGCGGCCTTCTTCACAGCAATCGCCGTGGCTATTGCCTTCTACCAGCTGCTCTCAGCTCTGTTCGGTTCCTCCGATGATGTAGGGCATGTTGATCACGCTTCTAGCAAGTCGGAAGAGGATGTGAAGCCTCTACCGCCTCCAGTTCAGCTTGGTGAGGTCACTGCTGACGAGCTCAAGCAGTACGACGGCTCTGATTCAACTAAGCCTCTGCTCATGGCGATCAAGGGCCAGATCTACGACGTCTCCCAAAGCAG GATGTTCTACGGACCAGGTGGACCGTACGCCCTATTTGCTGGAAAGGATGCTAGTCGAGCTCTTGCAAAGATGTCGTTTGAGGACAAGGATCTCAACGGTGACCTTACTGGCTTGGGCGCATATGAGCTCGAAGCCTTGCAAGACTGGGAATACAAATTCATGAGCAAATATGTCAAGGTTGGAACTGTCAAGGTGGTTGTTGTTGCTGATGAGTCTTCTGCTGTTGCTGCTAACGGTGAAGTTGCACCTGAGGAGGCAACAGAGATTGCTCGTGAGTCGGACAAAAAGGAAACAGAGTGA
- the LOC121782385 gene encoding uncharacterized protein LOC121782385 isoform X2 encodes MGGEHPEWLPADWEVRVKRQSSGKKDKYYIHPSTGLTFNSKPEVLRHLKGLKSSIKTPKQKEINKININKTLAENLPPGWIKEIRRKKTKGKIRTDTYYTDPISGRLFRSMQEVYRHLKSKDSVELESKPKDKGCTRMELVDHSPSSPAKAKGQRPIGKKGDKNMTDGERIKSVKPLVEESCREDDSGTEKLQNKLPQANGNEQHSVGRRLRGRLVYNKLKLDTKEDTLQSGGTKYANCFICIEAGHLSKDCPKNTHGIYPKGGSCKICRGVTHLARHY; translated from the exons ATGGGCGGTGAGCATCCGGAGTGGTTACCCGCCGATTGGGAGGTCAGAGTCAAACGCCAGAGCTCTGGAAAGAAAGACAAG TATTACATTCATCCATCAACTGGCCTCACGTTCAACTCGAAGCCAGAGGTTCTTCGGCATCTCAAAGGTCTCAAGAGTTCTATAAAAACGCCAAAACAGAAAGAGATAAATAAG ATAAACATCAATAAGACTCTAGCAGAAAACTTGCCTCCAGGGTGGATTAAAGAAATCAGGAGGAAAAAGACTAAAGGCAAGATCAGGACAGACACG TATTACACCGATCCAATTAGTGGCCGTCTATTTCGCTCCATGCAAGAAGTTTATCGCCATCTTAAATCCAAGGATTCAGTAGAGTTGGAGTCCAAACCAAAAGACAAAGGTTGCACGCGCATGGAGTTGGTGGATCATTCTCCATCT TCGCCTGCCAAAGCTAAAGGACAGAGGCCGATTGGCAAGAAAGGAGATAAAAATATGACTGATGGAGAAAGGATAAAGTCAG TAAAGCCTCTCGTAGAGGAAAGCTGTAGAGAAGATGATTCTGGGACTGAGAAACTTCAAAATAAGCTACCGCAAGCAAATGGCAACGAACAACACAGTGTTGGAAGAAGACTGCGTGGGAGATTGGTTTACAATAAACTAAAACTTGACACTAAAGAAGATACCTTACAGTCAG GAGGAACAAAATATGCCAATTGTTTTATATGTATAGAAGCCGGGCACTTGAGTAAAGATTGCCCAAAGAATACACATGGAATTTATCCAAAG GGTGGGAGCTGTAAAATTTGCAGAGGTGTGACGCATCTGGCAAGACATTACTAA
- the LOC121782385 gene encoding uncharacterized protein LOC121782385 isoform X1 produces MGGEHPEWLPADWEVRVKRQSSGKKDKYYIHPSTGLTFNSKPEVLRHLKGLKSSIKTPKQKEINKININKTLAENLPPGWIKEIRRKKTKGKIRTDTYYTDPISGRLFRSMQEVYRHLKSKDSVELESKPKDKGCTRMELVDHSPSSPAKAKGQRPIGKKGDKNMTDGERIKSGPDAAALKTIVKPLVEESCREDDSGTEKLQNKLPQANGNEQHSVGRRLRGRLVYNKLKLDTKEDTLQSGGTKYANCFICIEAGHLSKDCPKNTHGIYPKGGSCKICRGVTHLARHY; encoded by the exons ATGGGCGGTGAGCATCCGGAGTGGTTACCCGCCGATTGGGAGGTCAGAGTCAAACGCCAGAGCTCTGGAAAGAAAGACAAG TATTACATTCATCCATCAACTGGCCTCACGTTCAACTCGAAGCCAGAGGTTCTTCGGCATCTCAAAGGTCTCAAGAGTTCTATAAAAACGCCAAAACAGAAAGAGATAAATAAG ATAAACATCAATAAGACTCTAGCAGAAAACTTGCCTCCAGGGTGGATTAAAGAAATCAGGAGGAAAAAGACTAAAGGCAAGATCAGGACAGACACG TATTACACCGATCCAATTAGTGGCCGTCTATTTCGCTCCATGCAAGAAGTTTATCGCCATCTTAAATCCAAGGATTCAGTAGAGTTGGAGTCCAAACCAAAAGACAAAGGTTGCACGCGCATGGAGTTGGTGGATCATTCTCCATCT TCGCCTGCCAAAGCTAAAGGACAGAGGCCGATTGGCAAGAAAGGAGATAAAAATATGACTGATGGAGAAAGGATAAAGTCAG GACCTGATGCTGCTGCACTGAAAACTATAGTAAAGCCTCTCGTAGAGGAAAGCTGTAGAGAAGATGATTCTGGGACTGAGAAACTTCAAAATAAGCTACCGCAAGCAAATGGCAACGAACAACACAGTGTTGGAAGAAGACTGCGTGGGAGATTGGTTTACAATAAACTAAAACTTGACACTAAAGAAGATACCTTACAGTCAG GAGGAACAAAATATGCCAATTGTTTTATATGTATAGAAGCCGGGCACTTGAGTAAAGATTGCCCAAAGAATACACATGGAATTTATCCAAAG GGTGGGAGCTGTAAAATTTGCAGAGGTGTGACGCATCTGGCAAGACATTACTAA
- the LOC121782385 gene encoding uncharacterized protein LOC121782385 isoform X3, with amino-acid sequence MGGEHPEWLPADWEVRVKRQSSGKKDKYYIHPSTGLTFNSKPEVLRHLKGLKSSIKTPKQKEINKININKTLAENLPPGWIKEIRRKKTKGKIRTDTYYTDPISGRLFRSMQEVYRHLKSKDSVELESKPKDKGCTRMELVDHSPSSPAKAKGQRPIGKKGDKNMTDGERIKSGPDAAALKTIVKPLVEESCREDDSGTEKLQNKLPQANGNEQHSVGRRLRGRLVYNKLKLDTKEDTLQSGDVSTVLISDGY; translated from the exons ATGGGCGGTGAGCATCCGGAGTGGTTACCCGCCGATTGGGAGGTCAGAGTCAAACGCCAGAGCTCTGGAAAGAAAGACAAG TATTACATTCATCCATCAACTGGCCTCACGTTCAACTCGAAGCCAGAGGTTCTTCGGCATCTCAAAGGTCTCAAGAGTTCTATAAAAACGCCAAAACAGAAAGAGATAAATAAG ATAAACATCAATAAGACTCTAGCAGAAAACTTGCCTCCAGGGTGGATTAAAGAAATCAGGAGGAAAAAGACTAAAGGCAAGATCAGGACAGACACG TATTACACCGATCCAATTAGTGGCCGTCTATTTCGCTCCATGCAAGAAGTTTATCGCCATCTTAAATCCAAGGATTCAGTAGAGTTGGAGTCCAAACCAAAAGACAAAGGTTGCACGCGCATGGAGTTGGTGGATCATTCTCCATCT TCGCCTGCCAAAGCTAAAGGACAGAGGCCGATTGGCAAGAAAGGAGATAAAAATATGACTGATGGAGAAAGGATAAAGTCAG GACCTGATGCTGCTGCACTGAAAACTATAGTAAAGCCTCTCGTAGAGGAAAGCTGTAGAGAAGATGATTCTGGGACTGAGAAACTTCAAAATAAGCTACCGCAAGCAAATGGCAACGAACAACACAGTGTTGGAAGAAGACTGCGTGGGAGATTGGTTTACAATAAACTAAAACTTGACACTAAAGAAGATACCTTACAGTCAG GGGATGTAAGTACGGTTCTTATCAGTGATGGATATTAA
- the LOC121782385 gene encoding uncharacterized protein LOC121782385 isoform X4: MGGEHPEWLPADWEVRVKRQSSGKKDKYYIHPSTGLTFNSKPEVLRHLKGLKSSIKTPKQKEINKININKTLAENLPPGWIKEIRRKKTKGKIRTDTYYTDPISGRLFRSMQEVYRHLKSKDSVELESKPKDKGCTRMELVDHSPSSPAKAKGQRPIGKKGDKNMTDGERIKSGGTKYANCFICIEAGHLSKDCPKNTHGIYPKGGSCKICRGVTHLARHY; this comes from the exons ATGGGCGGTGAGCATCCGGAGTGGTTACCCGCCGATTGGGAGGTCAGAGTCAAACGCCAGAGCTCTGGAAAGAAAGACAAG TATTACATTCATCCATCAACTGGCCTCACGTTCAACTCGAAGCCAGAGGTTCTTCGGCATCTCAAAGGTCTCAAGAGTTCTATAAAAACGCCAAAACAGAAAGAGATAAATAAG ATAAACATCAATAAGACTCTAGCAGAAAACTTGCCTCCAGGGTGGATTAAAGAAATCAGGAGGAAAAAGACTAAAGGCAAGATCAGGACAGACACG TATTACACCGATCCAATTAGTGGCCGTCTATTTCGCTCCATGCAAGAAGTTTATCGCCATCTTAAATCCAAGGATTCAGTAGAGTTGGAGTCCAAACCAAAAGACAAAGGTTGCACGCGCATGGAGTTGGTGGATCATTCTCCATCT TCGCCTGCCAAAGCTAAAGGACAGAGGCCGATTGGCAAGAAAGGAGATAAAAATATGACTGATGGAGAAAGGATAAAGTCAG GAGGAACAAAATATGCCAATTGTTTTATATGTATAGAAGCCGGGCACTTGAGTAAAGATTGCCCAAAGAATACACATGGAATTTATCCAAAG GGTGGGAGCTGTAAAATTTGCAGAGGTGTGACGCATCTGGCAAGACATTACTAA
- the LOC121782386 gene encoding actin-depolymerizing factor 7-like isoform X2 — MANSASGMAIEDECKLKFLELKAKRNYRFITFKIEDYQVMVDKLGGPDDSYDVFMSSLPSDQCRYAVFDFDFTTDENCQKSKIFFIAWSPDVATVRMKMVYASSKDRFKRELDGIQYELQATDASEMSFDIIKARAN; from the exons ATG GCGAATTCGGCATCTGGGATGGCAATCGAGGACGAGTGCAAGCTCAAGTTCTTGGAGCTAAAGGCAAAAAGGAACTATCGATTCATCACATTCAAGATCGAGGATTATCAAGTGATGGTCGACAAACTGGGTGGCCCCGATGACTCCTACGACGTCTTCATGTCCTCCCTCCCCTCCGACCAGTGCCGTTATGCTGTTTTCGATTTTGACTTCACGACCGATGAGAATTGCCAGAAGAGCAAGATCTTCTTCATTGCATG GTCGCCCGACGTCGCGACGGTGAGAATGAAGATGGTGTATGCAAGCTCAAAGGATCGGTTCAAAAGAGAATTGGACGGGATTCAGTATGAGCTCCAAGCAACGGACGCTAGCGAGATGAGTTTCGACATAATAAAGGCGCGTGCCAACTAA
- the LOC121782386 gene encoding actin-depolymerizing factor 7-like isoform X1 encodes MQANSASGMAIEDECKLKFLELKAKRNYRFITFKIEDYQVMVDKLGGPDDSYDVFMSSLPSDQCRYAVFDFDFTTDENCQKSKIFFIAWSPDVATVRMKMVYASSKDRFKRELDGIQYELQATDASEMSFDIIKARAN; translated from the exons ATGCAGGCGAATTCGGCATCTGGGATGGCAATCGAGGACGAGTGCAAGCTCAAGTTCTTGGAGCTAAAGGCAAAAAGGAACTATCGATTCATCACATTCAAGATCGAGGATTATCAAGTGATGGTCGACAAACTGGGTGGCCCCGATGACTCCTACGACGTCTTCATGTCCTCCCTCCCCTCCGACCAGTGCCGTTATGCTGTTTTCGATTTTGACTTCACGACCGATGAGAATTGCCAGAAGAGCAAGATCTTCTTCATTGCATG GTCGCCCGACGTCGCGACGGTGAGAATGAAGATGGTGTATGCAAGCTCAAAGGATCGGTTCAAAAGAGAATTGGACGGGATTCAGTATGAGCTCCAAGCAACGGACGCTAGCGAGATGAGTTTCGACATAATAAAGGCGCGTGCCAACTAA
- the LOC121782473 gene encoding tubulin beta-1 chain-like — translation MREILHIQGGQCGNQIGAKFWEVVCAEHGIDSTGRYSGDNDLQLERVNVYYNEASCGRFVPRAVLMDLEPGTMDSVRSGPYGQIFRPDNFVFGQSGAGNNWAKGHYTEGAELIDSVLDVVRKEAENCDCLQGFQVCHSLGGGTGSGMGTLLISKIREEYPDRMMLTFSVFPSPKVSDTVVEPYNATLSVHQLVENADECMVLDNEALYDICFRTLKLTTPSFGDLNHLISATMSGVTCCLRFPGQLNSDLRKLAVNLIPFPRLHFFMVGFAPLTSRGSQQYRALTVPELTQQMWDSKNMMCAADPRHGRYLTASAMFRGKMSTKEVDEQMINVQNKNSSYFVEWIPNNVKSTVCDIPPTGLKMASTFIGNSTSIQEMFRRVSEQFTAMFRRKAFLHWYTGEGMDEMEFTEAESNMNDLVSEYQQYQDATAEEEGYEYEDEEDEYQDEA, via the exons ATGCGTGAGATCCTCCACATTCAGGGCGGGCAATGTGGAAACCAGATTGGGGCAAAATTCTGGGAGGTTGTGTGCGCGGAGCACGGCATTGATTCCACCGGAAGGTACAGCGGTGACAACGATCTGCAGCTCGAGCGCGTCAATGTCTACTACAACGAAGCCAGCTGCGGTCGCTTCGTTCCGCGCGCCGTGCTCATGGATTTGGAGCCCGGCACTATGGACAGCGTCAGATCTGGACCGTACGGCCAGATTTTCCGTCCGGATAATTTTGTTTTCGGCCAGTCCGGGGCGGGGAACAACTGGGCGAAAGGTCACTACACTGAGGGAGCTGAGCTCATTGATTCGGTGCTCGATGTTGTGAGGAAGGAGGCGGAGAACTGTGACTGTTTGCaag GTTTTCAGGTTTGCCACTCTCTGGGAGGTGGAACCGGGTCTGGAATGGGAACCCTTCTGATTTCTAAAATCAGGGAGGAGTATCCTGACAGGATGATGCTTACTTTCTCTGTCTTCCCCTCTCCAAAAGTCTCAGACACTGTTGTGGAGCCTTATAATGCTACCCTTTCTGTCCACCAGCTCGTTGAGAATGCTGATGAGTGTATGGTGTTGGACAACGAAGCACTCTACGACATTTGCTTCAGAACTCTTAAGCTCACCACCCCGAGCT TTGGAGATCTCAACCATCTGATTTCTGCGACCATGAGTGGTGTAACTTGCTGCCTACGGTTTCCCGGTCAGCTCAATTCTGATCTGCGCAAGCTTGCTGTCAATCTCATCCCGTTCCCTCGCCTTCATTTCTTCATGGTTGGCTTCGCCCCGCTCACATCTCGTGGGTCACAGCAATACAGAGCCCTTACTGTGCCAGAACTCACTCAGCAAATGTGGGACTCAAAGAACATGATGTGTGCTGCTGATCCTCGCCACGGCCGCTATCTGACTGCTTCAGCCATGTTCCGTGGCAAGATGAGCACAAAGGAGGTCGATGAGCAAATGATCAACGTCCAGAACAAGAACTCTTCCTACTTTGTCGAATGGATCCCCAACAACGTCAAGTCTACTGTGTGTGACATTCCACCAACGGGCCTGAAGATGGCCTCGACATTCATAGGCAACTCCACTTCGATCCAGGAGATGTTCAGACGGGTGAGTGAGCAGTTCACTGCCATGTTCAGGAGAAAGGCTTTCTTGCATTGGTACACGGGAGAGGGGATGGATGAGATGGAGTTCACTGAGGCGGAGAGCAACATGAACGACTTAGTCTCTGAGTACCAACAGTATCAAGATGCAACAGCTGAGGAAGAAGGCTATGAGTATGAAGACGAAGAGGATGAATACCAGGATGAAGCCTAG
- the LOC121782471 gene encoding probable CoA ligase CCL9 — translation MAMSTLTALLNHVAGKFPSRRAISVSGKLDLTHARLNQLVDHAAAQLLAAGVNPGDVVALTFPNVVEFVIMFLAVIRARATAAPLNAAYTFDEFDFYLSDSESKLLLTSEEGNEPAQAAAAKLNIPHLSAALPGGDSEIILSPAQSDVDTGSIAKLTNDPSDVALFLHTSGTTSRPKGVPLTQHNLYSSVQNIKSVYKLTESDATVIVLPLFHVHGLLAGLLSSLGAGAAVALPAAGRFSASTFWSDMKSYGATWYTAVPTIHQIVLDRHLSKPEPSYPKLRFIRSCSASLAPVILDRLEEAFGAPVLEAYAMTEATHLMTSNPLPEEGPHKPGSVGKPVGQEMAILEQNGAVQEPNAIGEVCIRGPNVTKGYKNNAEANKSAFLFGWFHTGDLGYLDSDGYLHLVGRIKEMINRGGEKISPIEVDAVLLSHPDIAQGVAFGVPDDKYGEEINCAVIPRDGSNLDEDEVIKFCKKNLAAFKVPKKVFITDLLPKTASGKIQRRIVSEHFLAQISTAKVPKFGA, via the exons ATGGCTATGTCCACACTCACCGCCTTGCTGAACCACGTCGCCGGCAAATTTCCTTCTCGCCGCGCTATCAGCGTATCCGGAAAGTTAGATCTCACCCATGCACGCCTCAATCAGCTCGTCGATCACGCCGCCGCACAGCTCCTCGCCGCCGGCGTCAATCCCGGCGATGTCGTCGCGCTCACTTTTCCTAACGTTGTTGAG TTTGTTATAATGTTTCTGGCCGTGATACGAGCCCGAGCAACAGCGGCGCCACTGAACGCCGCCTACACATTTGACGAGTTCGATTTCTACTTATCGGACTCAGAATCGAAGCTCCTGCTCACGTCAGAAGAAGGCAACGAGCCGGCGCAGGCGGCTGCCGCGAAGCTCAATATTCCTCATCTCTCCGCCGCTCTGCCAGGCGGCGACTCGGAAATCATCCTATCTCCGGCTCAGTCCGACGTGGACACCGGCTCGATCGCTAAACTCACCAACGATCCTTCCGACGTGGCACTCTTCCTCCATACGTCCGGCACCACGAGTCGACCCAAAGGCGTGCCTCTAACTCAGCACAATCTCTATTCCTCTGTCCAAAACATCAAATCAGTCTACAAATTAACCGAATCGGATGCCACCGTGATCGTCCTGCCCCTGTTCCACGTCCACGGCTTGTTAGCCGGCTTACTGAGCTCGCTCGGAGCCGGCGCCGCGGTGGCTCTGCCTGCCGCGGGTCGGTTCTCAGCGTCGACCTTCTGGTCAGACATGAAGAGCTACGGCGCGACGTGGTACACCGCCGTGCCGACGATCCATCAGATTGTGCTTGACCGCCACCTCAGCAAGCCCGAGCCGTCTTACCCGAAGCTCAGGTTCATCCGGAGCTGCAGCGCCTCGCTGGCGCCCGTGATACTGGATCGGCTGGAGGAGGCCTTCGGTGCGCCGGTGTTGGAGGCGTACGCAATGACGGAAGCGACACATCTGATGACGTCGAATCCGTTACCTGAGGAGGGGCCGCACAAGCCCGGGTCTGTGGGGAAGCCCGTGGGGCAGGAGATGGCGATTTTGGAACAGAATGGTGCTGTGCAAGAGCCTAATGCTATTGGAGAGGTTTGCATAAGGGGGCCTAATGTGACCAAAGGTTACAAGAATAATGCTGAGGCCAACAAATCGGCTTTTTTGTTTGGTTGGTTTCATACTGGAGATTTGGGGTACTTGGATTCCGATGGATATCTGCATCTTGTTGGTAGAATCAAGGAAATGATCAACCGCGGAG GGGAAAAGATTTCACCAATTGAAGTAGACGCAGTCCTATTGTCCCATCCTGACATTGCTCAAGGTGTTGCTTTTGGTGTCCCAGATGATAAATATGGTGAAGAG ATTAACTGTGCAGTTATTCCAAGGGACGGGTCGAACCTTGATGAAGACGAGGTTATCAAGTTCTGCAAGAAGAATTTGGCGGCATTCAAGGTTCCGAAGAAGGTTTTCATCACTGATTTGCTCCCGAAGACTGCATCCGGGAAAATCCAGAGGCGGATTGTTTCTGAGCATTTCCTTGCACAGATATCCACTGCAAAGGTGCCCAAATTCGGAGCCTAA
- the LOC121781035 gene encoding uncharacterized protein LOC121781035: MASQNASVALLLALALLVQAAFGNIECENLEKESCAYAVSSTGKRCVLEKHVRRSGAEEYACTASDIEADKLKNWIESDECIEACGLDRSELGISSDSLLEARFTKQLCSNRCYANCPNILDLYFNLAAGEGVYLPKFCEARGANARRQMAEIKSSGYAESPIDDNSATFFGSPALAPTNY; this comes from the exons ATGGCTTCACAAAATGCATCTGTTGCTCTTCTCCTCGCACTAGCTCTTCTCGTCCAAGCCGCTTTTG GAAACATTGAGTGCGAGAATTTGGAGAAGGAGTCGTGCGCGTACGCGGTGTCGTCGACAGGGAAGCGGTGCGTCCTTGAGAAGCACGTGCGGCGGAGTGGGGCAGAGGAGTACGCGTGCACGGCGTCGGATATCGAGGCGGACAAGCTGAAGAACTGGATCGAGAGCGACGAGTGCATCGAAGCGTGCGGCCTCGACCGATCTGAGCTCGGAATCTCCTCCGATTCGCTACTGGAAGCGCGATTCACTAAGCAGCTCTGCTCCAACCGCTGCTACGCCAACTGCCCCAACATACTCGATCTCTACTTCAATCTCGCCGCCGGAGAAG GGGTGTATCTGCCCAAATTCTGTGAGGCGCGAGGAGCGAATGCGCGCCGACAAATGGCAGAGATAAAAAGCTCGGGATATGCTGAATCGCCCATAGATGACAACTCTGCTACCTTCTTCGGCTCCCCAGCATTGGCTCCGACCAACTACTAA